The Streptococcus sp. VT 162 genome has a window encoding:
- a CDS encoding 5'-nucleotidase, whose protein sequence is MKISKVTITIASTLTSVILLTGCGTNSANSQTTQSSTSDNQVTMTYDQLRSRENTMSTLWYQKAAETKALYLQGYNVATDRLKELLKTQTDKPYSIVLDLDETVLDNSPYQAQNVKDGTAFTPENWDVWVKKAAAKAVPGAKDFLQFADQNGVQIYYVSDRTIDQVDDTIKNLENEGIPVQSRDHLMFLEKGVKSKEGRRQAVQEKTNLVMLLGDNLVDFAEFSKTSETERDQKLEELQKEFGEKFIIFPNPMYGSWESTVYNGNKLDAKGQTEERQKNLQGFDK, encoded by the coding sequence GTGGCACAAATTCGGCAAATTCACAGACAACACAAAGTAGTACATCTGATAATCAGGTTACCATGACCTATGATCAGTTGCGTTCAAGAGAAAATACTATGTCAACTCTTTGGTATCAAAAAGCAGCTGAGACCAAGGCACTCTATCTACAAGGTTACAATGTCGCTACTGATCGTTTGAAAGAACTACTAAAAACACAGACAGATAAACCCTACTCTATCGTTTTAGACTTAGACGAAACCGTATTAGACAATAGCCCTTATCAAGCGCAAAATGTCAAAGATGGAACAGCATTTACCCCAGAAAACTGGGATGTCTGGGTAAAAAAAGCCGCAGCCAAGGCTGTACCAGGTGCTAAAGACTTCCTCCAATTTGCAGACCAAAACGGTGTCCAAATTTACTATGTATCTGACCGTACGATAGATCAGGTAGATGATACGATTAAAAACCTAGAAAACGAAGGAATCCCTGTACAAAGCCGCGATCATCTCATGTTCTTAGAAAAAGGCGTCAAATCTAAAGAAGGTCGTAGACAAGCAGTCCAAGAAAAAACCAACTTAGTCATGCTACTAGGAGATAATCTTGTGGACTTTGCAGAGTTTTCAAAGACCTCTGAAACTGAGCGCGACCAAAAATTAGAGGAATTACAAAAAGAGTTTGGTGAGAAATTCATCATTTTCCCTAACCCAATGTACGGATCATGGGAAAGCACTGTTTACAATGGTAATAAATTGGATGCCAAGGGTCAAACTGAAGAGCGCCAAAAAAACTTACAAGGTTTTGATAAATAA
- a CDS encoding 5,10-methylene tetrahydromethanopterin reductase yields MVELGISTFGETTALETTGQIYSHDERIRQLMAEIELADKVGLDVYGIGEHHREDFAVSAPEIILAAGAVNTKKIRLTSAVSILSSMDPVRLFQQYATIDALSNGRAEIMAGRGSFTESFPLFGYDLKDYAALFDEKLDLLQLVNEKTKIDWQGQLTQTISGKEVYPRPVQDKLPLWVATGGHVESTVKIAQAGLPIVYAIIGGNPRYFKKLIQAYRKIGSEAGHAEKDLKVGAHSWGWIAEDGEQAVKDYFHPTKQVVDAISKDRLHWQELTYEQYLEQVGPNGAMFVGNPDQVAEKLIRMIEDLGLDRFMLHLPLGSMPHDQVLRAIELFGTQVAPKIRAYFAMKEGL; encoded by the coding sequence ATGGTAGAATTAGGAATTTCAACATTTGGTGAAACAACCGCTCTGGAAACGACTGGGCAGATTTACAGTCATGATGAACGCATTCGTCAGTTGATGGCAGAAATTGAGCTGGCTGATAAGGTTGGTTTGGATGTGTACGGGATTGGGGAGCATCATCGGGAGGACTTTGCGGTATCAGCCCCAGAGATTATTCTTGCAGCTGGGGCAGTGAATACCAAGAAAATTCGTTTGACCAGTGCAGTCAGCATTCTCTCGAGTATGGATCCGGTTCGCTTGTTCCAACAATATGCTACCATCGATGCCTTGTCAAATGGCCGTGCGGAGATTATGGCTGGGCGTGGTTCATTCACCGAATCCTTCCCTCTGTTTGGCTATGACTTGAAAGACTACGCAGCTCTCTTTGATGAGAAATTAGACTTGCTCCAGTTAGTCAATGAAAAGACCAAGATAGACTGGCAAGGTCAATTGACCCAAACGATTTCTGGCAAAGAAGTCTATCCTCGTCCTGTTCAGGACAAATTGCCATTGTGGGTGGCGACAGGAGGTCATGTAGAGTCAACAGTGAAGATTGCTCAGGCGGGGTTGCCGATTGTCTATGCTATTATCGGTGGCAATCCGCGTTATTTTAAAAAGTTGATTCAAGCTTATCGTAAGATTGGGAGCGAAGCCGGTCATGCGGAGAAAGACCTGAAAGTGGGTGCTCATTCTTGGGGCTGGATTGCTGAAGATGGCGAGCAGGCTGTCAAAGATTATTTCCATCCGACCAAGCAAGTGGTGGATGCAATTTCCAAAGACCGTCTGCACTGGCAGGAGTTGACCTATGAGCAATATTTGGAGCAGGTTGGACCAAATGGTGCCATGTTTGTGGGCAATCCAGATCAGGTGGCAGAAAAATTGATTCGCATGATTGAGGATTTAGGCTTGGACCGCTTTATGTTGCACCTACCGCTTGGTTCTATGCCACATGACCAGGTTCTGAGAGCTATTGAACTCTTCGGCACACAAGTGGCGCCGAAAATACGTGCTTACTTTGCCATGAAAGAGGGGTTATAA